DNA sequence from the Candidatus Sulfuricurvum sp. RIFRC-1 genome:
AGATCAATGCAATCTGATCGGTGAGAAAGTAGAAGAAATTGAATCTTTGATTGCGGAAAATGATGGAGATATTCTGAAGTTAAAATCCAAGGCAAAGACAAATAATTCGAATCATACTGAAATACAGCGTCTTAATAATTTGCAAGACAATTTATTCGTGCAAAAGAAAAGTGAAAAATATCATTTAGAACTTTCAAAGGGACGTTTAGCCAATAAAAAAATAGAGCTGGTACGTCGGAATAAAAAACTGTTTTACGAACAAAATGCTTTAAAAACATTAATCGAACAAACGCTGCCTACCGCTCAATCGTACGAGCAATTAGCCGAAGTTGTTGCACTAACCCTTGCTAAACGTTGAATCAAGAGAGACGATTTCGATAATCCTCATATCCGAATTCATGGACAATTTTGAGTTCACCCTCTTTGGTCCAAATGGCAAGTGATGGGAGTTTGATCCCGTTGAAGGTTGTATTTTTGACAAATGTATAGTGTATTTGATCTTCGAAGATAATATAATCACCTACTTTGAGCGGCTCATCAAATGAGTAATCACCCATGATATCCCCGGCGAGACACGTATTTCCTCCAAAACGGTACGTATACGCTTTTTCACCCGCTTCTCCTGAACCTCGTATCATTGCTCGATACGGCATTGCGAGGGTGTCGGGCATGTGTGCTTCAGCGGAGCTGTCTAAGATGGCGATATCCATCCCGTTGTGGACGATATCCAGTACCGATGCAACCAAAGGTCCGGTTTGCCATCCGATCGCTTCTCCGGGTTCGAGATAGACGGTGATATCGTTGTGCCGTTTTTTAAATTCTTTGATAACGTCAATAAGACGATCCACATCATAATCGACACGGGTGATATGGTGCCCTCCTCCGAAATTGATGTATTTCATTCCATCAATGTAATCGCCGAATTTTGCTTCGAACGCGTCAAGGACCCCTTCCAAGGCATCGATGTTTTGTTCGCACAGTGCGTGGAAGTTAAGCCCGTCGAGTTTGGAAACAATCGTATCGTCAAAATTGGCTATTGTTGTACCCAAACGGCTGTAAACTCCGCAAGGGTTATAGAGATCGACCGGTGATGATGAGTACTCCGGATTAACGCGGAGGGATACCGAGATGTTAGGATTGATTGATTTGACACGCTCATAATAACGGCGAAACTGTGCGGGTGAGTTGAATACGATATCATCGGAGATTTGAGCGATCTCATCGATATCTTCGTCTTTGAATGCCGGAGAGTAGGTGTGAACCTCTTTATTCATCTTCTCACGTGCTAATTTGGCTTCATGAAGTCCACTCGCCGTACATCCGTGAAGGTATTTGGATACGAGTGGAAAGGTGGACCACATCGCAAATCCTTTGAGTGCAAGGATGATTTTTGCTCCCGATTCACGCTGTACACGCTCCATAACTTGTAAGTTTTTCTCTAAAAGAGCCTCTTCACAAATATAGCACGGGGTGTGGGGGAGTTTTGAAAAATCGATACTCATCTCTAAATCCTTGGAAAATAATGGCGTGATTGTAGCATATCGCTATTTCAAACCTTGTAACACTTTCCTTGCTTTGGAAGGGAAGGAGTGATAGAATAAAAAGATGAAATTGCAAGGGGGTTAAGATGATACATAAATTGTACCTCACGATTGCCAGAGAGGC
Encoded proteins:
- the nspC gene encoding carboxynorspermidine decarboxylase, which gives rise to MSIDFSKLPHTPCYICEEALLEKNLQVMERVQRESGAKIILALKGFAMWSTFPLVSKYLHGCTASGLHEAKLAREKMNKEVHTYSPAFKDEDIDEIAQISDDIVFNSPAQFRRYYERVKSINPNISVSLRVNPEYSSSPVDLYNPCGVYSRLGTTIANFDDTIVSKLDGLNFHALCEQNIDALEGVLDAFEAKFGDYIDGMKYINFGGGHHITRVDYDVDRLIDVIKEFKKRHNDITVYLEPGEAIGWQTGPLVASVLDIVHNGMDIAILDSSAEAHMPDTLAMPYRAMIRGSGEAGEKAYTYRFGGNTCLAGDIMGDYSFDEPLKVGDYIIFEDQIHYTFVKNTTFNGIKLPSLAIWTKEGELKIVHEFGYEDYRNRLS